The Rhodococcus sp. X156 genome window below encodes:
- a CDS encoding inositol monophosphatase family protein → MTHPTAGSQRPDPLGVELREVAVQVATAAAELVARRRAEVLGSGTVRTKTSGTDPVTLADTESEQLIRSELGRLRPGDAVLGEEEGGDAAVDGLRWLIDPIDGTVNFLYGLPFYAVSVAVQRDGQSIAGAVVEVSSGRVFSAALGAGATLDGQPLRCNDVTDPALALVATGFGYQARRRVTQGAVVAELLPQVRDVRRVGSAALDLCAVAAGWLDAYYEHGLSPWDWGAGVLIAAEAGADVRPPPATAPGSHGELTFAAAPGVSAAVLSLVERAWSGPMP, encoded by the coding sequence ATGACTCACCCCACCGCCGGCTCCCAGCGCCCCGATCCACTGGGGGTCGAGCTCCGCGAGGTCGCCGTCCAGGTCGCCACCGCCGCCGCCGAGCTGGTGGCCCGCCGCCGTGCGGAGGTGCTCGGCAGCGGGACGGTGCGCACCAAGACCTCCGGCACCGATCCGGTGACGCTGGCTGACACCGAGTCCGAGCAGCTCATCCGGTCCGAGCTGGGGCGGCTGCGACCCGGGGACGCGGTGCTGGGCGAGGAGGAGGGCGGGGATGCAGCCGTCGACGGTCTGCGCTGGCTGATCGACCCCATCGACGGAACCGTGAACTTCCTCTACGGGCTGCCCTTCTACGCGGTGTCGGTGGCGGTGCAGCGCGACGGGCAGAGCATCGCCGGCGCAGTGGTGGAGGTGAGCAGCGGGCGGGTGTTCTCCGCGGCGCTGGGGGCCGGCGCGACCCTGGACGGCCAGCCGCTGCGCTGCAACGACGTGACCGACCCCGCGCTGGCCCTGGTGGCCACCGGGTTCGGCTACCAGGCCAGGCGCCGCGTCACCCAGGGCGCGGTGGTGGCCGAGCTGCTGCCGCAGGTGCGCGACGTGCGCCGGGTGGGTTCGGCGGCGCTGGACCTGTGCGCGGTGGCGGCGGGCTGGCTGGACGCCTACTACGAGCACGGGCTGAGCCCGTGGGACTGGGGGGCGGGGGTGCTGATCGCCGCCGAGGCCGGCGCGGACGTGCGCCCGCCCCCGGCCACCGCCCCCGGCAGCCACGGCGAGCTCACCTTCGCGGCGGCCCCGGGCGTGTCCGCGGCAGTGCTGAGCCTGGTGGAGCGGGCCTGGAGCGGCCCGATGCCCTGA
- the ppgK gene encoding polyphosphate--glucose phosphotransferase yields the protein MTTTTADVPADQRAFGIDVGGTGIKGGIVDLSTGALIGERLKIATPQPATPAAVAETAAELTRRFEWDGPVGLTLPSVVKDGVALTAANIDKAWIGTDARALFSEALGGRAVRVLNDADAAGLAEYHYGAGKDVSGLVILLTFGTGIGSAIIHDGVLLPNTEFGHMELDGDDAEHSAAASVRDERHLSWDEWTPYVSRFLRKMEDLFWPDLFIAGGGVSRKGHKWIPLLDNRTNVVAATLKNTAGIVGAAMAVAADLPN from the coding sequence ATGACGACCACCACGGCGGACGTGCCCGCGGACCAACGGGCTTTCGGTATCGACGTCGGCGGCACCGGCATCAAGGGCGGCATCGTCGACCTGTCGACCGGCGCGCTGATCGGGGAGCGGCTCAAGATCGCCACCCCCCAGCCCGCCACGCCAGCCGCGGTGGCGGAGACCGCCGCGGAGCTGACCCGCCGGTTCGAGTGGGACGGCCCGGTGGGGCTCACCCTGCCGTCGGTGGTCAAGGACGGTGTCGCGCTGACGGCAGCCAACATCGACAAGGCGTGGATCGGCACGGACGCCCGCGCACTGTTCAGCGAGGCGCTGGGCGGGCGAGCGGTGCGGGTGCTCAACGACGCCGACGCCGCCGGGCTGGCGGAGTACCACTACGGCGCGGGCAAGGACGTCAGCGGGCTGGTGATCCTGCTGACCTTCGGCACCGGCATCGGCTCGGCGATCATCCACGACGGGGTGCTGCTGCCCAACACCGAGTTCGGCCACATGGAGCTCGACGGCGACGACGCCGAGCACTCCGCGGCCGCGTCGGTGCGAGACGAGCGTCACCTGAGCTGGGACGAGTGGACCCCCTACGTCTCGCGGTTCCTGCGCAAGATGGAGGACCTGTTCTGGCCCGACCTGTTCATCGCCGGCGGCGGGGTGAGCCGCAAGGGCCACAAGTGGATCCCCCTGCTCGACAACCGCACGAACGTGGTGGCCGCGACCTTGAAGAACACCGCGGGCATCGTGGGCGCGGCGATGGCGGTTGCGGCGGACCTCCCAAACTGA
- a CDS encoding RNA polymerase sigma factor: MAATNTRQTAAETSAAEPTAVKAPAKKAARSTTASKPAATAKAAAGAKAAAGAKAPAKAPAKRTAKAKATAEKQADAGPKVVDLAAGRSADLPDSDVAPENDVVEVLAVGAAGDDDKDEVDLEPSAADKASGDFVWDEEESEALRQARKDAELTASADSVRAYLKQIGKVALLNAEEEVELAKRIEAGLFAVERMRLIAEKGEKLPVAQRRDLSWVIRDGNRAKNHLLEANLRLVVSLAKRYTGRGMAFLDLIQEGNLGLIRAVEKFDYTKGYKFSTYATWWIRQAITRAMADQARTIRIPVHMVEVINKLGRIQRELLQDLGREPTPEELAKEMDITPEKVLEIQQYAREPISLDQTIGDEGDSQLGDFIEDSEAVVAVDAVSFTLLQDQLQSVLATLSEREAGVVRLRFGLTDGQPRTLDEIGQVYGVTRERIRQIESKTMSKLRHPSRSQVLRDYLD; encoded by the coding sequence GTGGCAGCCACAAACACCCGTCAGACCGCAGCGGAGACGAGCGCGGCTGAGCCGACCGCCGTCAAGGCACCCGCGAAGAAGGCGGCCCGCAGCACGACTGCCTCGAAGCCTGCGGCGACCGCCAAGGCCGCGGCCGGCGCCAAGGCTGCGGCCGGCGCCAAGGCCCCCGCCAAGGCCCCCGCCAAGCGGACCGCCAAGGCCAAGGCCACCGCCGAGAAGCAGGCCGACGCCGGACCCAAGGTCGTGGACCTGGCCGCCGGTCGCTCCGCCGACCTGCCGGACAGCGACGTCGCCCCGGAGAACGACGTCGTCGAGGTGCTCGCCGTCGGCGCTGCCGGTGACGACGACAAGGACGAGGTGGACCTCGAGCCGTCTGCGGCCGACAAGGCCTCCGGCGACTTCGTCTGGGACGAGGAGGAGTCCGAGGCCCTGCGCCAGGCGCGCAAGGACGCCGAGCTCACCGCCTCGGCCGACTCCGTCCGCGCCTACCTCAAGCAGATCGGCAAGGTCGCCCTCCTCAACGCCGAGGAGGAGGTCGAGCTGGCCAAGCGCATCGAGGCCGGCCTGTTCGCCGTCGAGCGCATGCGCCTCATCGCCGAGAAGGGCGAGAAGCTCCCCGTCGCCCAGCGCCGTGACCTGTCCTGGGTGATCCGGGACGGCAACCGCGCCAAGAACCACCTGCTCGAGGCCAACCTCCGCCTGGTGGTCTCGCTGGCCAAGCGCTACACCGGTCGCGGCATGGCGTTCCTGGACCTCATCCAGGAGGGCAACCTCGGCCTGATCCGCGCGGTGGAGAAGTTCGACTACACCAAGGGCTACAAGTTCTCCACCTACGCCACCTGGTGGATCCGCCAGGCCATCACCCGCGCCATGGCCGACCAGGCTCGCACCATCCGCATCCCGGTGCACATGGTCGAGGTCATCAACAAGCTCGGGCGCATCCAGCGCGAGCTCCTGCAGGACCTGGGCCGCGAGCCCACTCCGGAGGAGCTGGCCAAGGAGATGGACATCACCCCGGAGAAGGTGCTGGAGATCCAGCAGTACGCCCGGGAGCCCATCAGCCTCGACCAGACCATCGGCGACGAGGGCGACAGCCAGCTCGGTGACTTCATCGAGGACTCCGAGGCCGTGGTGGCCGTGGACGCCGTCAGCTTCACGCTGCTGCAGGACCAGCTCCAGTCGGTGCTGGCCACCCTCAGCGAGCGCGAGGCGGGGGTGGTGCGGCTGCGCTTCGGCCTCACCGACGGCCAGCCCCGCACCCTGGACGAGATCGGCCAGGTCTACGGCGTGACGCGTGAGCGCATCCGCCAGATCGAGTCCAAGACCATGTCCAAGCTGCGCCACCCCTCCCGCTCCCAGGTGCTGCGCGACTACCTGGACTAG
- the lpdA gene encoding dihydrolipoyl dehydrogenase, producing MPHFDVVVLGAGPGGYVAAIRAAQLGKSVAVIEEKYWGGVCLNVGCIPSKALLRNAELAHLVTKEAKTFGISGEVSFDYGVAFDRSRSVADGRVKGVHFLMKKNKITELDGIGRFTDKKTIEVELSKGGTETVTFDDVIIATGASTKLLPGTSLSERVVTYEEQITNRDLPGSVIIAGAGAIGVEFAYVLSNYGVKVTVVEFLDRLLPLEDVDVSKELGKRYRKLGVEVLTSTRVEKIDDSGDQVTVTVTDSKGTRDLQADKVIQAIGFQPRVEGYGLDTLGVKLTERGAIEIDDYMRTNVEHVYAIGDVTAKLMLAHVAEAQGVVAAETIAEAETMTLEYPMMPRATFCQPQVASFGYTEAQAREMADQKGWKVKVAQFPFTANGKAHGLAEPNGFVKVIADETYGELLGAHLIGPEVTELLPELTLAQKWDLTAAELARNVHAHPTLSEALQETFHGLTGHMINF from the coding sequence ATGCCTCATTTCGACGTTGTAGTCCTTGGTGCCGGTCCCGGCGGGTACGTGGCGGCCATCCGCGCCGCCCAGCTCGGCAAGAGCGTGGCCGTGATCGAGGAGAAGTACTGGGGAGGGGTCTGCCTCAACGTGGGCTGCATCCCCTCCAAGGCGTTGCTGCGCAACGCTGAGCTGGCCCACCTGGTCACCAAGGAGGCCAAGACCTTCGGCATCAGCGGCGAGGTCTCCTTCGACTACGGCGTCGCCTTCGACCGCAGCCGCAGCGTCGCCGACGGCCGCGTCAAGGGCGTCCACTTCCTGATGAAGAAGAACAAGATCACCGAGCTGGACGGCATCGGTCGCTTCACCGACAAGAAGACCATCGAGGTGGAGCTGTCCAAGGGCGGCACCGAGACGGTCACCTTCGACGACGTGATCATCGCCACCGGCGCCTCCACCAAGCTGCTCCCCGGGACGTCGCTGTCCGAGCGCGTGGTCACCTACGAGGAGCAGATCACCAACCGCGACCTGCCCGGCAGCGTGATCATCGCCGGCGCCGGGGCCATCGGTGTGGAGTTCGCCTACGTGCTGTCCAACTACGGCGTGAAGGTCACCGTGGTGGAGTTCCTCGACCGGCTGCTGCCGCTGGAGGACGTGGACGTGTCCAAGGAGCTGGGCAAGCGCTACCGCAAGCTCGGCGTCGAGGTGCTCACCTCCACCCGGGTGGAGAAGATCGACGACTCCGGCGACCAGGTGACGGTCACCGTCACCGACAGCAAGGGCACCCGCGACCTGCAGGCCGACAAGGTCATCCAGGCCATCGGCTTCCAGCCTCGGGTGGAGGGCTACGGCCTGGACACGCTGGGCGTCAAGCTCACCGAGCGCGGCGCCATCGAGATCGACGACTACATGCGCACCAACGTCGAGCACGTGTACGCCATCGGCGACGTCACCGCCAAGCTGATGCTCGCCCACGTCGCCGAGGCCCAGGGTGTGGTGGCCGCGGAGACCATCGCCGAGGCCGAGACCATGACGCTGGAGTACCCGATGATGCCGCGGGCCACCTTCTGCCAGCCGCAGGTGGCCAGCTTCGGCTACACCGAGGCGCAGGCCCGCGAGATGGCCGACCAGAAGGGCTGGAAGGTCAAGGTCGCCCAGTTCCCCTTCACCGCCAACGGCAAGGCCCACGGCCTCGCGGAGCCCAACGGCTTCGTCAAGGTGATCGCCGACGAGACCTACGGCGAGCTGCTGGGTGCGCACCTGATCGGACCCGAGGTCACCGAGCTGCTGCCCGAGCTGACCCTGGCGCAGAAGTGGGACCTCACCGCTGCCGAGCTGGCCCGCAACGTGCACGCGCACCCGACGCTCAGCGAGGCGCTGCAGGAGACCTTTCACGGCCTCACCGGGCACATGATCAACTTCTGA
- a CDS encoding DUF952 domain-containing protein, with product MAERELLHLVLEDDWVRAQQVGEIPAHPGPFVHLSTPEQVALPANRLFAGRADVLLLRVDPQRLTGEVRWEPGVPGDPESMRFPHLYAPLPVSAVVGVLAYRPGPDGRFGAPEPAEP from the coding sequence GTGGCCGAGCGCGAGCTGCTGCACCTGGTGCTCGAGGACGACTGGGTGCGTGCCCAGCAGGTGGGGGAGATCCCTGCCCACCCGGGCCCGTTCGTGCACCTGTCCACCCCCGAGCAGGTGGCGCTGCCGGCGAACCGGCTCTTCGCCGGCAGAGCGGACGTGCTGCTGCTGCGGGTGGACCCCCAGCGGCTCACCGGTGAGGTGCGCTGGGAGCCGGGGGTGCCGGGTGACCCCGAGTCGATGCGCTTCCCGCACCTGTACGCCCCGCTGCCGGTCTCGGCGGTGGTCGGGGTCCTCGCGTACCGGCCGGGCCCCGACGGGCGCTTCGGCGCCCCTGAGCCGGCCGAGCCGTAG
- a CDS encoding glutathione S-transferase C-terminal domain-containing protein, with protein sequence MSETVSSEHDRDTRDEHSTAGAYVTGGKEFTRDTAYIQTRITRDGRDGYPVEAGRYRLVAARACPWANRTVIVRRLLGLEDAISLALPGPTHDKRSWRFDLDPGGKDPVLGIERLQEAYFARFPDYARGITVPAIVDVPTGKVVTNDYPQITEDFSTEWTDFHRDGAPDLLPQEHLDELAEVNKRVFTEVNNGVYRCGFAGSQEAYDQAYDRLWTALDWLEERLSGQRYLVGDTITEADVRLFTTLARFDPVYHGHFKANRQKLSEMPALWGYARDLFQTPGFGDTIDFVQIKQHYYVVHTDLNPTQVVPQGPDLRGWLTAHHREELGGRPFGDGTPPGPVRAGEEIAPGHGAD encoded by the coding sequence ATGAGCGAGACCGTGTCCAGCGAGCACGACCGGGACACCAGGGACGAGCACAGCACGGCCGGCGCCTACGTCACGGGCGGCAAGGAGTTCACCCGCGACACCGCCTACATCCAGACGCGCATCACCCGGGACGGCCGCGACGGCTACCCGGTGGAGGCCGGGCGCTACCGGCTGGTCGCCGCCCGGGCGTGCCCGTGGGCCAACCGCACCGTCATCGTGCGGCGGCTGCTGGGCCTGGAGGACGCGATCTCCCTGGCGCTGCCCGGACCCACGCACGACAAGCGCAGCTGGCGCTTCGACCTCGACCCCGGCGGGAAGGACCCGGTGCTGGGCATCGAGCGCCTGCAGGAGGCCTACTTCGCGCGGTTCCCGGACTACGCGCGGGGCATCACCGTGCCTGCCATCGTGGACGTGCCCACCGGCAAGGTGGTCACCAACGACTACCCGCAGATCACCGAGGACTTCTCCACCGAGTGGACCGACTTCCACCGCGACGGCGCCCCCGACCTGCTGCCCCAGGAGCACCTGGACGAGCTGGCCGAGGTGAACAAGCGGGTGTTCACCGAGGTCAACAACGGGGTGTACCGGTGCGGCTTCGCCGGCTCGCAGGAGGCCTACGACCAGGCGTACGACCGGCTGTGGACGGCGCTGGACTGGCTGGAGGAGCGCCTGAGCGGGCAGCGCTATCTCGTCGGCGACACCATCACCGAGGCCGACGTCCGGCTGTTCACCACCCTGGCGCGCTTCGACCCCGTCTACCACGGGCACTTCAAGGCCAACCGGCAGAAGCTCAGCGAGATGCCGGCGCTGTGGGGCTACGCCCGCGACCTGTTCCAGACACCGGGCTTCGGCGACACCATCGACTTCGTGCAGATCAAGCAGCACTACTACGTGGTGCACACCGACCTCAACCCCACCCAGGTCGTGCCGCAGGGCCCGGACCTGCGCGGCTGGCTCACCGCCCACCACCGCGAGGAGCTGGGCGGGCGGCCCTTCGGCGACGGCACGCCGCCCGGACCGGTGCGCGCCGGCGAGGAGATCGCACCCGGGCACGGGGCCGACTAG
- a CDS encoding DUF1540 domain-containing protein, which translates to MATLEMPQVADCTVSSCSYNEHGCHAFAINVHGQNGTADCGTFIPLTTKGGLPRAQAQVGACQRVDCTHNTNLECSADAVRIGAEGGADMASCLTYEPA; encoded by the coding sequence ATGGCCACGCTCGAGATGCCCCAGGTCGCCGACTGCACGGTCAGCAGCTGTTCCTACAACGAGCACGGGTGTCACGCCTTTGCCATCAACGTCCACGGGCAGAACGGCACCGCCGACTGCGGCACCTTCATCCCGCTGACCACCAAGGGCGGGCTGCCGCGGGCCCAGGCCCAGGTGGGTGCCTGCCAACGCGTGGACTGCACGCACAACACCAACCTGGAGTGCAGCGCCGACGCCGTGCGCATCGGCGCCGAGGGCGGCGCTGACATGGCCAGCTGCCTCACCTACGAGCCGGCCTAG
- a CDS encoding DEAD/DEAH box helicase, producing MLDADDVGDVVDVQPKAAPLRAWQRRALSRYLATKPQDFLAVATPGAGKTTFGLRVASELLRDRTIDQVTVVAPTEHLKHQWAAAAGMAGIALDSRFSNSTGQTSGDYQGVVVTYAQVAAHPFKHRARTDSRRTLVILDEIHHGGDAKSWGDAVREAFDPATRRLALTGTPFRSDDSPIPFVTYEPGPDGFDRSKADHTYGYADALKDGVVRPVVFLAYSGEARWRTSAGEEFTARLGEPLTAEQTARAWRTALDPGGDWIPAVLHAADTRLGQLRAGGMEDAGGLVIATDQTMARAYAELLTAITGVAPALVLSDDPGSSARISSFAQSNERWMVAVRMVSEGVDVPRLAVGVYATSAATPLYFAQAIGRFVRSRRKGETASVFLPSVPVLLDLASQLEAQRDHVLGKPHREPEGLDDQLLAQANKQQDEPGEEEQSFTSLGADAELDQVIYDGSSFGTAAFSGSDEEADYLGLPGLLDPTQMRDLLRKRQSEQLDSRAPEPAAPAPAPVRTADTAAKLAALRRELNTLVAMRNHRTGQPHGVIHRDLREKCGGPPTAMATVEQLNERIALLRKW from the coding sequence GTGCTGGATGCCGATGACGTAGGTGACGTCGTTGACGTGCAGCCCAAGGCGGCGCCGCTGCGTGCCTGGCAGCGACGCGCGCTGTCGCGCTACCTGGCCACCAAGCCGCAGGACTTCCTGGCCGTGGCCACCCCGGGCGCCGGAAAGACGACCTTCGGGCTGCGGGTGGCCAGCGAGCTGCTGCGCGACCGCACCATCGACCAGGTGACCGTGGTCGCGCCCACCGAGCACCTCAAGCACCAGTGGGCCGCGGCCGCCGGGATGGCCGGCATCGCCCTGGACTCCCGCTTCAGCAACTCCACCGGTCAGACGTCGGGCGACTACCAGGGCGTGGTGGTGACCTACGCCCAGGTGGCCGCGCACCCCTTCAAGCACCGCGCCCGCACCGACAGCCGGCGCACCCTGGTGATCTTGGACGAGATCCACCACGGCGGCGACGCCAAGAGCTGGGGCGACGCGGTGCGGGAGGCCTTCGACCCCGCCACCCGGCGCCTGGCGCTGACCGGTACGCCGTTCCGCAGCGACGACAGCCCCATCCCGTTCGTCACCTACGAGCCCGGACCGGACGGCTTCGACCGATCCAAGGCCGACCACACCTACGGCTACGCCGACGCGCTCAAGGACGGCGTGGTGCGCCCGGTGGTGTTCCTGGCGTACTCCGGCGAGGCCCGCTGGCGCACCAGTGCCGGCGAGGAGTTCACCGCGCGGCTGGGCGAGCCGCTCACCGCCGAGCAGACGGCCCGGGCCTGGCGCACCGCGCTGGATCCCGGCGGCGACTGGATCCCGGCGGTGCTGCACGCCGCCGACACCCGGTTGGGCCAGCTGCGCGCCGGCGGCATGGAGGACGCCGGCGGGCTGGTGATCGCCACTGACCAGACCATGGCCCGCGCCTACGCCGAGCTGCTCACCGCCATCACCGGCGTGGCTCCCGCCCTGGTGCTCTCCGACGACCCGGGATCCTCGGCGCGCATCTCCTCCTTCGCGCAGAGCAACGAGCGGTGGATGGTCGCCGTGCGGATGGTGAGCGAGGGCGTGGACGTCCCCCGCCTGGCCGTCGGCGTCTACGCGACGTCCGCGGCCACGCCGCTGTACTTCGCCCAGGCCATCGGCCGCTTCGTGCGCTCGCGCCGCAAGGGGGAGACCGCCAGCGTCTTCCTGCCCTCGGTGCCCGTGCTGCTGGACCTGGCCAGCCAGCTGGAGGCGCAGCGCGACCACGTGCTGGGCAAGCCGCACCGCGAGCCGGAGGGGCTGGACGACCAGCTGCTCGCCCAGGCCAACAAGCAGCAGGACGAGCCGGGGGAGGAGGAGCAGTCCTTCACCTCCCTGGGCGCCGACGCCGAGCTGGACCAGGTGATCTACGACGGCTCCAGCTTCGGGACCGCGGCGTTCTCCGGCAGCGACGAGGAGGCCGACTACCTGGGGCTGCCGGGCCTGCTGGACCCCACCCAGATGCGCGACCTGCTGCGCAAGCGGCAGAGCGAGCAGCTCGACAGCCGCGCGCCCGAGCCGGCCGCACCCGCCCCGGCGCCGGTGCGCACCGCTGACACCGCCGCCAAGCTGGCCGCGCTGCGCCGCGAGCTGAACACGCTGGTGGCGATGCGCAACCACCGCACCGGGCAGCCGCACGGGGTGATCCACCGCGACCTGCGGGAGAAGTGCGGCGGGCCGCCCACCGCGATGGCCACCGTGGAGCAGCTGAACGAGCGAATCGCCTTGCTGCGCAAGTGGTAG
- a CDS encoding YhjD/YihY/BrkB family envelope integrity protein, producing MDSPTSRPSDLSVRPAARGPHRLLWRTVTKAWGDSIFGRAAQAAFWQTLSLPPLLLGLLGSIGYIGGWFGPDTVEVVQSKILTFCRSTFSPSVVDQIIAPTVSDVLLRGRADIVSLGFLLSLWAGSSAVSSFVDSIVLAHNQHNERNPVWQRIFALLLYVVALVLAVFTVPLLALGPGLVSERVPETWRQTTETLIQSVYYPTVGVIALIALATLYKFALPRSLPWHRMIPGAIFAGAFFLAAAAGLRMYFSWVTSTGYTYGALASPIAFLLFTFFLGFAVVLGAEFNATVQEFWPAKATRLDQMRERIQLRGRSDDGDGPEEDGPEEAGTAEDSTAGPGTHVSVPTDGASPVPEPSDTARVRAAGGGPAATASSRVRVAGRGGAPTAARDATTSTLGRLGTRITTPRTLSFTPSGVPRAQSSPPGRRPS from the coding sequence ATGGACTCCCCCACCAGCCGGCCCAGCGACCTGTCGGTGCGTCCCGCCGCGCGCGGACCGCACCGGCTGCTGTGGCGAACCGTGACGAAGGCGTGGGGCGACTCGATCTTCGGCCGCGCCGCACAGGCGGCCTTCTGGCAGACGCTGTCGCTGCCGCCGCTGCTGCTGGGCCTGCTCGGCTCCATCGGCTACATCGGTGGCTGGTTCGGCCCCGACACCGTCGAGGTGGTGCAGTCCAAGATCCTCACGTTCTGCCGCAGCACGTTCAGCCCGTCGGTGGTGGACCAGATCATCGCCCCGACCGTGAGCGACGTCCTGCTGCGCGGCCGCGCCGACATCGTGTCGCTGGGCTTCCTGCTGTCGCTGTGGGCAGGGTCCTCGGCGGTCTCCTCGTTCGTGGACTCCATCGTGCTGGCCCACAACCAGCACAACGAGCGCAACCCCGTGTGGCAGCGGATCTTCGCGCTGCTGCTCTACGTGGTGGCGCTGGTGCTGGCGGTGTTCACCGTGCCGCTGCTGGCCCTGGGGCCCGGCCTGGTGTCGGAGCGGGTGCCCGAGACGTGGCGGCAGACCACCGAGACGCTGATCCAGTCGGTCTACTACCCGACGGTCGGGGTGATCGCCCTGATTGCGCTGGCCACGCTGTACAAGTTCGCGCTGCCGCGCTCGCTGCCGTGGCACCGGATGATCCCCGGCGCGATCTTCGCCGGGGCGTTCTTCCTGGCCGCCGCGGCGGGGCTGCGGATGTACTTCAGCTGGGTGACCAGCACCGGCTACACCTACGGCGCGCTGGCCAGTCCCATCGCGTTCCTGCTGTTCACGTTCTTCTTGGGCTTCGCGGTGGTGCTGGGCGCGGAGTTCAACGCCACCGTGCAGGAGTTCTGGCCGGCCAAGGCCACCCGCCTGGACCAGATGCGCGAGCGCATCCAGCTGCGGGGCCGCTCCGACGACGGTGACGGCCCCGAGGAGGACGGCCCCGAGGAGGCTGGCACGGCGGAGGACAGCACGGCCGGTCCGGGAACCCACGTGTCGGTTCCGACAGACGGTGCCTCGCCAGTGCCCGAGCCCAGCGACACGGCCCGAGTCCGAGCGGCAGGCGGCGGTCCGGCTGCCACTGCGTCGTCCCGGGTGCGCGTCGCCGGCCGAGGCGGCGCCCCCACCGCCGCCCGAGACGCGACCACCAGCACGCTGGGGCGGCTGGGCACGCGCATCACCACGCCGCGCACCCTCAGCTTCACGCCCTCAGGCGTGCCGAGAGCTCAGTCGTCGCCGCCGGGACGCAGGCCCTCGTAG
- a CDS encoding DUF3039 domain-containing protein: protein MSTQTTVAPDTRERETTGDDTPKVFHYVKKNKIAESAVMGTHVVALCGEVFPVTRSAKPGSPVCPDCKKVYEGLRPGGDD, encoded by the coding sequence CTGTCCACGCAGACCACGGTCGCGCCGGACACCCGCGAGCGCGAGACGACCGGCGACGACACGCCCAAGGTCTTCCACTACGTCAAGAAGAACAAGATCGCGGAGAGCGCCGTCATGGGCACCCACGTGGTGGCTCTCTGCGGCGAGGTCTTCCCGGTCACGCGGTCGGCCAAGCCGGGCTCCCCGGTGTGCCCGGACTGCAAGAAGGTCTACGAGGGCCTGCGTCCCGGCGGCGACGACTGA
- a CDS encoding DUF3099 domain-containing protein: MAEHGFAGRGGGRDDAVLITAAQRSYDEQHKARVRKYAIMMAFRIPALVIAAVLYSIFENPWLPLAVILISVPLPWMAVLIANDGPAQKQEYLNHYRYGDGSDRPAIEPARRDVIEG; encoded by the coding sequence ATGGCCGAACACGGATTTGCCGGACGAGGCGGTGGCCGCGACGACGCGGTGCTCATCACCGCCGCACAGCGCTCCTACGACGAGCAGCACAAGGCCCGCGTCCGCAAGTACGCGATCATGATGGCCTTCCGCATCCCGGCCCTGGTCATCGCCGCGGTCCTGTACTCCATCTTCGAGAATCCCTGGCTGCCCCTGGCGGTCATCCTCATCTCGGTGCCGCTGCCGTGGATGGCCGTGCTCATCGCCAACGACGGTCCGGCGCAGAAGCAGGAGTACCTGAACCACTACCGCTACGGCGACGGCAGCGACCGTCCGGCCATCGAGCCCGCCCGTCGCGACGTCATCGAGGGCTGA